The genomic interval TCTGGGGACAGACATGGTTTATTTAGGAAGAGTAAGCTCACTGGCTGATATGAATGATAGATGCAATTCTACAGGAAGAATGAGAGGGAGGGAACCATTGCTGAAAGACAGAGAGGACTCTAACGTTGTCACAGGACATTGGCCTCATGTCCATCAAGGAGtgaagagatggagggagggatgattTGATCTTCTGACAAGTTAAAGTTCACTATCAGCTCCTATTTATCCCTAAGAGCAGGGGGTCACCTGGGCCACAAGACAGCTCTCCATCTAACACTTGACACTTGGCTCCCTCCAGACACTGGCATTTCCCAAGGGGCTGAGACCAGCTCATAAGAGACATGGAGGCTCCTGGGCAAAGACTGTGGCCGCTTCCCACCCTCCCTTTATAGAGCGGGTCAGTGACCCAGGACACCTCTGCCAGACTAGAACCTGCATTTCCCTCCTCTGTAATATTATTGTTAATATCATTTATTCTAAAAAGCTATATGGAGGCCAAGAAGAGACTCAAATGGCTTTTATGACTAGAGTTAAATGTTGTGACCAGTGGCTCTATTGGGATAAGTATGTTCttgtatattcttttaaaaatcaatgcatGGTCTCTGATCTTAAGGAGAGACACGTGAATAAGGCTTGTACATCATATACAGTAGAAATGTTCAACCTTTATGCCCAAAGGAATGAGGTGACCATCATTCATCACCCACCTGCCTTCCCAAGCTCATCCCACTTAATTTGAGAAAGAGGAGCAGCACTTGTTATAATTGTGGCATCTTTTGTTCACTTAGTTTTCTTACTGCTATAGCCCAGCACCTAAACACCCTGCACAGGGTAGGCACTGTCAAATCCTCAGTAAGTGAATGAATCTGAAATCCTATGGGCATCATTCAGCCATATGAAGTCATAACCTAGAAAACGTGCTTCCTCTTAATAACCAAGAACACTGCAGATTCAAAGAGCTCAAGAAACAACAATTTATTCTCTCTTCTCCCCTAGGTCAgcctggggagaagagagaagagctTAGGAGATTAGAATGGACCCAATCTTCTGTAAGTTACACCAGAACGACAGAACTGAGGGGGCTTGCTTACAGACCTGACGTCCACTCTCTCATTATACTGATGGTGAACCTGAGTTCCAGAGGCGGGGCTGACCCTCCCCAGGTCACACATCCATGTTGCTTGGCTCCCAGGCCCATTGGTGCTTAACCAACACCTTCATGGTGCAGATGGGAAAAGAGGGAGAATGAGACGAATGGAGAGTGAGATGAAAGGGGCAAAGCAGACGGCCGAAACAGAGTTTGTCCTGGTGGGGCTACACGACCACTATGACCTAGAGATGGTCCTGTTTGTGCTCTGCCTGGGCATCCACTCTGCGAACGTGCTGGGGAACACCCTCCTCATCGGACTGAACATGCTGGACCCCCacctgcacacccccatgtacttcttcctcagcaACCTCGCCCTCATGGACATCTCTGGCACATCCTTTTTCCTGCCTCTCATGCTGGTCAACTTCCTGGAAACCCAGAGCACCATCTCCTTCCCTGGCTGTGCCCTGCAGATGTACCTGACCCTGGCGCTGGGCACCACAGAGTGCGTGCTCTTGGCCATGATGGCGTGTGACCGGTTTGTGGCCATCTGCCAGCCTCTTCCCTACTCAGAGCTCATGAGCTGGCACACGTGCATGTGGATGGCGACCCTGAGCTGGGGGGAAGGCTTTGCCAACTCCCTTCTTCATTCCATTCTCACCTGGAGCCTCCCCTTCTGTGGCCACAATATCATCAACCACTTCTTCTGTGAAATCTTGTCAGTGCTGAAACTAGCCTGTGGGGACATCTGTCTCAATGCACTGCTATTAACGGTGTCTTCAGCTGTTGTGACACTGCCCCCACTGCTGCTCATCTTCCTGTCCTACGGGTTCATCCTCACTGCCCTCCTGCGGGTGCCCTCTGCTGCCGGCGGGCACAAAGCCTTCTCTACCTGCTCTGCCCACCTCACAGTGGTGGTGATTTACTATGGGACTATCTCCTTCATGTATTTCAAGCCCAAGACCAAGGACCTCTACTTGAATAAGCTTCTTGCATTTTTCTACGGGGTCGTGACCCCATCGCTGAACCCCATCATCTACAGCCTAAGGAATGCAGAGGTGAAAGCTGCTGCCGTAGCTCTGCTGAGCGGAGATCTCCTCTCCAGGAAGATGGCCCGCTTTCCTGTTGTTCTCTAAGTCCAtcaggcaggtgtgtgtgtgctgagtcactttagtcctgtccaaatctttggGAACCTATGGACTCTAGtcttccaggcttctttgtccatggtattctccaggcaagaatactcgagtgggttgccatgtcctcttccaggggatcttcctgacccaggtatcaaaccaaggtctcttatgtctcctgtattggcagggggattctttaccactagcgccacctggggaacTAGTTATACTGTGGCGTGACTTCAAAATTGCAGAGGCTTAAAAATACaaaggttctttttctttttttttattttttttttttttcctctcttaatttaattttattttattttatttttaattttattttatgtttaaactttacaatattgtattagttttgccaattatcgaaatgaatcctccacaggtatacctgtgttccccatcctgaaccctcctccctcctccctccccatactctccctctgggtcatcccagtgcacttgCTCACTCTCCAAGTCCATCAGATTTTGGACGGGGGATCAACTTCATCTTTTTCATCCTGTAGGCCTcaagatgataaagcatctgccttatGCACACTACTGGTCAaatggcaaaagaagaagagaagatgaCAAAGCCTGTGTGGATTCTTTCAGCTCCCACTCAGAAATGACCTCCTGCTTCCACTTCTACCTCCTTGGCCAATCATTCAAGGCACAGGCCAGAGCAGACACCAAGGGTTGGAGATGCACACCTACCCCACTTCTTGAAGGACGGGTAAGACTAAGGAATGCTGAAGAGCCTGGTGACAATGCCACTACCCTACCATCAACCCAGGAGCTACTAGAGAGTTCTAGAGCTTCCATTCTCTGGCCAGCTGTGCCTCACTGGCTGCTTCCAGGTTAATCACCCCAGGGAGCCCTGGTTAGCTGGCTTGTGTGACTCTGGACTGGAGTATCCAGCTAGGTTTCCACCGGCCCTCCAAGAGCTTACTCTGCTCTCAGATTCTGGGTTCAGGTTGAGCACGAGAGAATCTGGAAGAGATGGAAAGGCAGAGGCAAGGCCGCGCTGAGGTGGTGGAGCCCTCACTTGCTGTCAGTGTAGCCCCTCGGGCTCCTGCCAGGCCACCTGCAGCTGCTGTGAGGCCCGAGCGAAGGGAGCTCCAATCAGAGAGTGCCAGGTCTTCCTGTGGGTCACCAGTGTCACTGAACCCAAGACAATGAGGGCCTGACATGGGTTCCACCATGTCCTCTTGAGCGCTGGTCTGTCCCCACCTGCCCCATACCCACCGGAGCACAGCTTCAGACGCGACACCAAGCGCAGAGGCCGAGCGTGGCACAGGCTTCTCCTGCAGCTCCCACAAATGACAGCGCTGTTCTCCACAACAAAGCCTTAATCACTCACTGGTCCTGCCTCTTTGGCCAGATCCTGGCTCATTCACCACCCAAGAACCTATGGTGCCTCCCCCTTACCACAGAAGGAAGACCACATTCTTCAGCTGAGTCCTTGGGCCCCCAGAAAACAGCCCCCGCTTTGTGAGCCTGATGTTCTACCCACGCTGCACACCACCAACCCCTCTCCACATTGTCAGTACTCCCCACATCTCTGTATGTTGTTCATGCTGTTCCCTGGGGAGATCTGGAACTTTTTTTCAAGCCACCTTAGACACCATCACTTGAACACAGCCtttcctagcttttttttttttttctaattttattttgtttttaaactttacataattgtattagttttgccaaatatcaaaatgaatcctacaggtatacatgtgttccccatcccgaaccatcctccctcctccctccccataccatcccctctgggccgtcccagtgcaccagccccaagcatccagcatcgctgaacctggactggcaactcgtttcctacatgatattttacatgtttcaatgccattctcccaaatcttcccaccctctccctctcccacagagtccataagactgttctatacattagtgtctcttttgctgtctcgcatacccgggttattgttaccatctttctaaattccatatatatgcgttagtatactgtatttatgtttttccttctggcttacttcactctgtataataggctccagtttcatccacctcattagaactgattcaaatgtattctttttaatggctgagtaatactccattgtgtatatgtaccacagctttcttatccattcatctgctgatggacatctaggttgcttccatgtcttggctattatatcCTAGCTTTTTAAAGGGGCTCTCTCCTTTGTGTCCCACCACACTTTGTTGGCACAGTTTGTTTGCTATGTAAACCTTTctgactgatgttgaggctgaaactccaatactttggccacctgatgcaaagaactgacatttgaaaagaccctgatgctgggaaagattgaaggtgggagaagaaggggacgacagaggatgagatggttggatggcatcaccaactcaatgggcatgagtttgagtaaactccgggagttggtgatggacagggaggcctggcatgctgcagtccatggggtcacaaacagtcggacacaactgagcgactgaactgaactgaagcccttcTGCTTTGTGTCCACAATGTTTCATAACAATGTGGGTGCCTCGAAGGCAGGACTCTTTAGGGGCTTGTCTCTGCAGCTCCACAGAGCTTTCCCAACAGAAGGTTATTGAACTGTCactcaaatacgcagatgacaccaccctattggcagaaattgaagaggaactaaagagcctcttgatgaagttgaaagaggagagcaaaaaagctggtttaaaactcaacattcaaaaaacaaagatcatggcatccagtccaatcacttcatggcaaacagatgaggaaacaatggaatcagtgacagactattttcttgggctccaaaaatcactgtatatgctgaccacagccatgaaattcaaagacacttggcgacttggaagaaaaactatgacaaacctagacagcatattacaaagcagacacattactttgccgacaaaggtttgtctagtcaaagctgtggtttttccagtagtcgtgtatggatgtgaaagttgtgccataaagaaagctgagcaccaaagaattgatgcttttgaactgtggtgttggagaagactcttgagagtcccttggacagcaaggagatcaaaccaatcaatcctaaaggcaatcaatcctgaatattcattggaaggactgatgctgaacctgaagctccaatattttagccacctgatgccaagaactgactcattgggaaagatgctgatgctgggaaaggttggaggcaggaggagaaggggaagacagaggatgagatggttggatggcatcaccaatgaatggacatgagtttgagtgaactccaggagttggtgatggacagggaggcctggcatgctgtgattcatggggtcgcaaagagtcagacatgactgagcgactgaactgaactgagggccagAAGAGACTTGAGTGGAAATGGAGTGTGGCtgttaatggggacagagtttcccTTAAAGGTGAAACTGCCTATCAATTGTTCATTCAGTCACCCCAATGTCTTTAAATGTATTCACCAAGAGTGGCCTATACATTGACTTAATtgtgcatccatccatccattcatttattgatccTGTACACGTTCATGGCCCACACTGAGGACTGACCTGTGAGGGTGGATTCCTGGCCCTGAGCCACCTCCTCCAACTTTTCTACACCAATTAAGATCTCTAAGTAGACTCTGTGTAATTGGGTCTTTGGGACATCATCCCTGAAGTACCCCAAAGTTTCTAAGCTGGGTGAATTTCCCCTTCTGCCTCTAAATTGCCTTGGGGATGGTGCATTCCCCTGGTGCAGGGAGCTTTGAAAGGTCCCTGCTCCCCAGGAGGCTGTCAGCCAGCATGGGGCTGGGAGCTGATCAGGTGGGCAGTCCCTGGCTGCTGACAGTGAACCACGGGGCACCCTGCTCAGCCTTGAGCCCACCAGAATCTCCTAGTTCTACCAAACCTGAcacaggctctcctgtccctgcagagaatgggttgccattgcattctaAGTGAAAGTGGTCTACTTCTCCCAAATTCTAAGAGCTCCACTTAACTGTATCATATTGCAAACACTTCACTAAACTCTACGACAGCCTAGGTGTGTCTTCTTAGTTTGGAAAGCTCCAGTAATGTGAAACTCCGGGTCCTGTCCACTGAGGTTCCCTGGCTAGAGGGGGCTCAGACCTGCTTCTTGGACCTGTTTTCTCCTGATTACAGCCAGTGAAGGTTCCTGGTCTCAGAAACATCTTCCAGGAAACAAGGCACATGGATCTGGAAGAGGCTGAAGGTAAGTAAAAAAATGGTGACATGGGGCAGAGGAAAGGGCTGGGATCAGGAGCCCCAGGGAACTCCTGCAGCCCTGGTTTCCCCTCTAACTCACTGTGCAGCACTGGGCAAGCCCCTTCCTTCTTTGAGTTTCATTTCTCCCATACATAACATGGGGTGGTCTTGCTGATCTGCAAGCCCCCTCCCAGTTCAGACAGGTGTCATCCAGGCTAGGAACCGCTTGGATTGAGCAGCCAGCTGCTCACTCCCAATGTGTCTTAGCCTCAGGAAGTGGCAATGGGACAGGAAGAAGTTGGCTGTGGCCAGGCTAGGGGCTTCAGCTTGGCCTTCAGAATCTGGGTGAGAAGCGGAGTGGGAGACCTCCCTGTGGGCTGGTGGGGCTAAGCAACAGGCTGGAAGCCAGTGAGAAAGGTGAGCACCATCCTCCAGGTGCACACACACGGCCATGATGCATACAGGACAGAGGGCTCAGGTGGGCTGGGAGAGGATAAAGGGAGGCTCCCCAGGGGAAGTGGCACTTGAACTGGTTTTCACATAGCATTTGGCCAGAAGATACACTGAAAGACACTGTGGGCTCTGCAAACAAAGCTCCCTGGCCCAGCTCTGGGAAGCAGAGTCCCACAGCCTGCAGCCACATCGCTCCTCCTGGCTCTTCTTGGCACCCAGTCCAGGAGAGAGGGCTGAGCGGCTCAGATTCTCAGGTTCTCAGCACTCAGGCCAGAATGCAGATGAAGCACTGAGCAGGTCTGCTCACCATGTCCAGGGGTCTGAGCTTTCTTTGTGCTCATGGTTCATCCCAGGCAGAGATTGCTCCCCAAGCGCAGGGCTGCTGCTTCTCCTGTGATATGCCCAGGGCCCCTGCCTGGTCTCCACGCACCTCCTCTGTCCTGCCTGGTCCTCTGAAGCTCTGGCCACAGGTCCAAGGGCCTGCTCtactggttgtgtgtgtgtttgtgtgtgtgcatgtgtgtgtgtgaaagagaacaAGAGTGAGTGCCTGCTGCACATACACTCAAGCAAAGGACTGTACATGCACACATGAGCCTGATGTGGTGTGTATACTCACAGGTGAATGTGTGCACCTGGCTGCCAGTCAAGTGTTTGTGCACACAGGCAGGTAGGTGCCTGTGTGGTGGCCTGTGTGGGTGTATGTATCTTCTGACAGGCGTGTCTGCAGCCATTGACTGCAGACAGTTGCCAATGACTTTAGGGGATAAATTCTGTGGTCCGTTGAACTACGCAAAGAAGGAGGCCATGGTCTGACCCAGCCACTGGGGCTGCAGCACAGTGCCCACCACCTCTGTGCCTCCCCAACCCTGGCATGCCTCCTGCTGCCACTGCTACTCTGTCCAGGGTGCCTCTCCAGGAAGCCAGCCTGGAGTTTCCCTGCTGAGACTTGAAGGGAGCTCCCAGCTCACGCTCTGCTGACCCAGCAATGTACATAGAAACAGGTAAAGTGAGGGAAGGCCTTCTATCTGAGATCCCAGGGCAAGGCCAGTGCTCTCTTTGTTGCAGAAATGCCCCTCCGCCTCCGAGGCAGCGCGCAAAGCTCGGGACCCCACGTCTGTGCATGTGAGGGCAGAGTCCACAGGGGCCCCAGCCTGGGCCTGACTGGGTGCTGGAGGCCCAGGGAGACCCAGAGAGAGTCCACATCAGGAAGGATTTTGTGACGCGTCGAGTGGCCTgacagcaaaaagaaaagtgtGTCTAAGGGAGTAACCTTCCCGTCACTAGAGGCATGCCAACAGAAGCAGGATGAGGCTCAGCTAGGAACTGGAGAGGATTTTTATCAGGGAATGGTTGAGGCTTCCTGGCCTGGAGGCACATGTGTTCTCATTCCTTCCGCTAATGCCTAGCACCCTGTCTGGGGTGTGAGAGGAACTCAATCCCTTCTCGATTCTGAAAGCAATAAACATGGTAGGACTAACAGAAGGAAATTGTCTCCCGCAAGGGTGGCATTGAGAGGACTGGTGCCCAGCCCAGACCAGGCTTGGACAGTGTGTCCCACGGGTTCCAAGAGCCCAAAACACGAGGGAAAGTTTAAGTCCTGCTCCTTAGCTGGTGAGAAGATTGGGAGTAGGGGGAGACACTTAGGAGAAAGATGTCCATCTAGGGTGATGAAAGAACAACCAATATTTGGGGTTTAACAGAAGCAAACATCTGCTGTGAGCTCAGTGCAGCTGTCATGCTGTTAGGAGAACAGGATTCTAGACTCATCTTGCCAGGAACCTGCTgtgcagcctcagtttccctacctgCACAGTGGGAGCTCCAGTGGATTAATCTCTCAGAGCTTATTGCAATTTGATGCCTAGGAGTTCATGAAGCCCAAGGAGCCCTGGGCAAAGGTTAAGAGAAAATAAGAGGCAGGCTGAAAGGCCCATCAAACTTTCACTCAAAAACACATCagtagtcagttcagttgctcagacgtgtccaaatctttgtgaccccatgaactgcagcatgctaggcttccctgtccatcatcaatcccagtgcttgctcaaactcatgtctcttgagtcagtggtgccatccaaccatctcatcctctgtcttccctgtctcctcccaccttcaatctttcccagaatcagggtctttgctaattagtcagctctttccatcaggtggtcaaagtattggtgcttcagtttcagcatcagtccttccaatgaatatggtAAAGATCAATTCTGAAGGTCAATCCGCAGTAGCTGATGAAGCAGGACCTATGGGCTCACAGGTGGATGAGCCCCTAATAGGCTCAGATGCCAGGAGCCCTTCCAATACAAAGCATGTGTGCTTCATGCATGGAGACCAGAGCTGACTGCAGAGGCAAGTCAGAGTTTTGCAGGCTGCGAGATAAATGAGACAGGCATCTCCATCCGTGGGAACAGTATGATACAACTCAAGACTTCCTGAAAGCCAGGAGGACCCTCAGAGACCATCTagcccagtgattctcaaagtgtggtcccctgACCAACAGAACAGCATCACTCAGACTGAATAAGATAGAAACTGTGCTTTCACAAACTTTCCAGGTGATTCCCATGTAATCCTTACAGGTGATTCTAAGATTTGAGGACCTTCCATCCAGCTCATTGTTCCCGAAACTGTGCTGCTAGAATACTTATTTGCAGGAGGTTAACGGGTGCTCTGTAAAAGGAGGATCTATggtcaaataagtttgggaaCTACCTACTCTCTGCATCACTTTCAGAAAGTCACCAATCACAGTGGTGTGTTAATGACTCTGAGAAGTTCCACAGTAAATTCTTTGCTTTTGATTAAT from Bos mutus isolate GX-2022 chromosome 8, NWIPB_WYAK_1.1, whole genome shotgun sequence carries:
- the LOC138988841 gene encoding olfactory receptor 13C7-like, with product MESEMKGAKQTAETEFVLVGLHDHYDLEMVLFVLCLGIHSANVLGNTLLIGLNMLDPHLHTPMYFFLSNLALMDISGTSFFLPLMLVNFLETQSTISFPGCALQMYLTLALGTTECVLLAMMACDRFVAICQPLPYSELMSWHTCMWMATLSWGEGFANSLLHSILTWSLPFCGHNIINHFFCEILSVLKLACGDICLNALLLTVSSAVVTLPPLLLIFLSYGFILTALLRVPSAAGGHKAFSTCSAHLTVVVIYYGTISFMYFKPKTKDLYLNKLLAFFYGVVTPSLNPIIYSLRNAEVKAAAVALLSGDLLSRKMARFPVVL